DNA from Parageobacillus thermoglucosidasius:
AAAACGCATCCGTCAAAACTCTCCATCGTTCTTGGCGCCGCGGTTGTCGGCGTGCTGTCATTTTTGTTCGCCAAAACGATTTTTACGCTCGTTCCAGTATTTTTAGCAGCATTTTTAAAACCGTTGTTTCCCACCAAAATGGCGCAAATTTTCGTGGAAGGAATGTTTAAGCTCGCTTTGCTGCTGGCTTATATTTACTTCATTTCTTTGACTCCGCTCATCAAACGCGTCTTTCAATATCATGGCGCGGAACATAAAGTGATCAACGCATTTGAAGCGGGGCTGCCGCTCACGGTAGAGAACGTCCAGCGCTCATCCCGGCTTCACTACCGCTGTGGCAGCAGCTTTATCTTATTTACTGTCATCGTCGGCGTTTTCGTGTATATGTTTGTTCCAACAGACCCTCTCTGGTTAAGAGTGATGAACCGGCTCGCTCTCATCCCGGTCGTGCTCGGCATTTCGTTTGAAGTATTGCAGTTTACGAATAAATTGCGCGATGTCCCTGTTTTGCGCTGGCTTGGCTACCCTGGTTTATGGCTGCAGCTTCTCACCACCAAAGAACCGACGGATGACCAAGTCGAAGTGGCTATCGCTTCCTTTCAAGAATTGCTCCGTTTAGAAGAAAACATGGAAATCGAAAAAAAAGCTGTTCAGTAACAATATAAGGGGGTGGGTTTATTGCGGCGCGGTTCCATTCATCCGCTTGTTGGGATTGCCCTTTTTTTCGGCGTGTTCGGTTTAATATACACCATTTTTGAAGAGCCGACTGCTCTGTTTCAAAGCGCGATGTTCATCCTTCTTGTGATCACAGTAATATATATTTTCTACCATTTTGTTTACAAGCGGCGCATCAATAAAGATCATCTTGCTTATTTAAAAGCGGTTCGCCAATCGAAAAAACTCCATCCTCAAGCGGTTCGCAAACAAAAAACAAAAAGCATGGCCCCAAAAACGAAACGCCTGCCAAAAAAGCGGACGGCAACGACTCATTTAACCGTCATCGAAGGAAAAAAGGGCAAAAAAAAGAATCGAGCGTCTTTTTAGCTTGATTCTTTTTTATTTTTGCCCGCAATTTCCTC
Protein-coding regions in this window:
- a CDS encoding SA1362 family protein gives rise to the protein MRRGSIHPLVGIALFFGVFGLIYTIFEEPTALFQSAMFILLVITVIYIFYHFVYKRRINKDHLAYLKAVRQSKKLHPQAVRKQKTKSMAPKTKRLPKKRTATTHLTVIEGKKGKKKNRASF
- a CDS encoding DUF1385 domain-containing protein; amino-acid sequence: MQNITKPIYGGQAVVEGVMFAGKAHSVTAIRRKDRSIEYFHVPRHTNPTLAFLKKIPFIRGIVAMIEASANGAKHLQFASERYELDQNDEAPREEKTHPSKLSIVLGAAVVGVLSFLFAKTIFTLVPVFLAAFLKPLFPTKMAQIFVEGMFKLALLLAYIYFISLTPLIKRVFQYHGAEHKVINAFEAGLPLTVENVQRSSRLHYRCGSSFILFTVIVGVFVYMFVPTDPLWLRVMNRLALIPVVLGISFEVLQFTNKLRDVPVLRWLGYPGLWLQLLTTKEPTDDQVEVAIASFQELLRLEENMEIEKKAVQ